The region catggcaacccactctagtactcttgcctggagaattccatggacagaggagcctggcaggctacagtccatagggtcacagagttgggacatgactgaaggactaagcagcagcaatagcataTATGAGAAAGCCCCTATTCTTAGGGAATAACCAACATATGTAGGGGTAAAAGAGTATAATGTGCCCAGGATATTCTcaaaatgctaagaaaaaaaaatgtgtatggagggagggggaagaagaCAGGGAAAAAGGGAGGCAAGGAGGAAAGGGTAGGAAGGGTGGAGAGAACGAATTGTAAAGCAGGTGGagcaaaatgtaaacaaaagGTGAATATAGGTAAAGGGTACATGGGAGTTCCTTGTACTATTTGTGCAACTTTTCTGAGAGCTTGAAAGTGTACCAGAATAAAAAGTTACCCCTTGAGCTATTCCCTCACCAAAAGACAGTAATGCagtccagaaaataaaatatggtatacatttccactgttttcttgaCCTGCCACATTTAAGGGCTGTAAAGAAATAGCTATGCCTCATTAACTCTACTCTGAAGTCTACACTCATCTACATAATAGCTGACTTTAGGAAAATAAGGCTTCCTCCGACATATCACTCAGTGGATGCTTGGTGTTTTCCTAAAAGGGAAAATGGCAGGGATgggaaatgaaatagaaacaaaggaGAGTCTGAAAAGAGTCAAAGACCCATACCATCTTTTCCatagcaaagaaataaatgtaaggaGGCTCTAGTGTACCTGGTTATATCTAAACAGTACTGTACtacatttttatggctgaagagGGTAACATCCTGAAGCTAAACATCTGTATTACATTTAGCAGGTTCCTACAGATGAAACcagagataaatatttttaaactgtaaatatatttttaaaatgttttttctcaaTTCAAGACTCAAAATATAGATACAGATGTGATTTCCACAAATATTTTAACATGGTGTTGATCTGTATTAATCCTTATATCTTTAACTGTAGAATATATAAAGGAATGGAAATAACATGATTACATGCTTTTTTTTAGCTAAAGCTGCTACATTACATACAATCATAAAATGCACATTAATTTACTAATTAACACTAAAGCGCAATAACATAAAGCCCATTAAGAATGAAGTACTAACCTCCTGGTCATTTTAAGTAATAAGCATATCTTACTCTggttttttcatattaaaaactgCTTTTCTTTTGAAGGCTAAGTATGGAAACCTTGCCTTAGAAATGTAAACCTTATCCAACTTACCTTTGTCTGTTCTTTTCTAAGTTGCTTTAATAACGTTAAATCATccaaattcttttctctctcttctcggAGCTGTTTTACTACTGATGAGGTCTGAGCTATACAGTTTTTTATGACTCTGTCCCTACTAGCGTGGGCCTCCATCAActaaaagaacaaacaaagaaaaaggaaaaaaaaaatcacaccaatTTGtcacatttcagtatttttaaattttagactaCAGAAATGTAAgactttctaaaataatttttaaaaattgagtctaTGGAAGAGAAGTTTGTGCTGAATGAAGTAGATCAAAGGCAGGGGCTGTGAGGGAGGAAGTGAGAGGCTGGGCTGTCGTCTTCCTCACTACAGTCCCAGGCCTCCCTACTTCTCTTCCCACACTCCTCCTgctgggcttctcatttcagtctCCTCTCTGAACTCCTTTCTCTCCCATGATTGCATCTGTGTGTTCATCTACCCTATACTTACTCACACACACTTTCTGAGCCACTTACTATTGctgctctttctcttttttcgtcctttgattttttttcccagccTCACATTGTCAACAAGTGCAAAAAGTTATGAAGCAAGTGATGTATAAAAGTCTTTAgttaataaaggaaaacaaaagaaagctacATTTACCTATGTCAGACAGAACTCTTTTCAGGATTTAAAGTATTAACCAGGAAAAACTGTAAATGAAGTAGAGATTGTTAACTCCATCAATTGTGCTAACAGTGGTTCACCTCCAACTAAAATTTAAATGCTGGCTTGCTCCATGTAATCATgttatatcattcctttttcaGTCCAAAGGGAGAATACCTTAATGCTATGCTAGTGACAGCTGTAATAGAAATAACCTAACCACTATATATatcttaaatacataaaatacaggACTGACAACCATTCTATAAGCATTCTTCATAAGTTATTTGAAATAGATCTCTTAAATGATTATATTGGAACCCTGTGATTAAGAACTACTGGTCTAATAGAtaccaggaaaaaataaatctttatattttagagAGTAATACTAAAAGTACATTACTTATAAATTGTACTCATGTAAAAGGAATTGCCTAATAGACATTAATCCCACTTATAGTAAATTCCTCTAATATGctaattcttttcattgtaacATTTAGGATTCACAAGGACAGCCTCAAGGCCCATATTTACTAGCTAGTATGCTACGTCTGTTACTTATTAACTCCTTCAGGTATAATTACAGAAAATTAAAGGAGGCATTGAGGGTACAGAactattctcccccaaacagaATAACCGTCAGAGTTGAAACTCTCCCTGAGGTTGTGTAAGACTGGCTAAATAATTAGCTTTACAGGCTTCAGTTCCCTCTTTTGTAAAATTGTGAATTATGGGTAAATTATTGCTAATACCCCTTTCCACCTCTAAAATTTAGAGGCAACATGACTCAATATATTACTCAGATGCTAAATGCTATTTAATTACTTTGATATTTTGTCTAACTCTGCCAGCAATTGCTCAAACAGCATTAGCATCAACTAGAAGTCGAACACaatattctcatttttctatCTACATCTTAAAATCAAATTCaaattgtatacattttattaaatattcagtaATTCTCTTTTGGTCTCTCACCAGTTTCCTTCCGCAGTTGGGCTTTCCTCCACTGTTCCCCTCCTGAACTTGGCACCTTCCCGGTGGATACATTTCTGGATGCTGACTATGCTCCTACCCTCACCTGCTTACTTTTCCTTCACATTAGACCCTCTGTGAACCCACAGCCATGTAAACAGGAAGGACTGGGTAAATCATCTTTTACTCAGTATTGTCAACTATTTTCAAGATCATCCTTCAATAAGATTCAAACCTAAGTGTATGCCAGAGGAACACGCATGGACTTCTGTACATGTATgtcaaagaaatgaggacaactaAGAGTAATAGTTGGTGTGACATAAACCTAccagaggaaaaaataacacaaaaccaGGCTTACTGGCTAATCAGTATCATATGCTTGAGGATTTGGTCATATGAGAATTATTTCTGATATATAAAGCGTTTATCAAAGGAATTGagataatatttattaagaaacTCAGTATGGCAAAACTGTGGTTAGAGGAGAAAAATCCTGAAGGATAATCATATCATAACCATATTTCCTTTGATTTGGGGAAAGCAATTTTGAAATGAAGACATTTAGGGTGGGGCAGGCGAATGATTCAAAAAAGAGTCTACAGTGGGTATACCTAGAACTTCCCAGTTTTATTTTACCACAGCTTTGAGAACTTCTTTTGGtctaaaattttcatcttttcatgttttttttttttggctgcacagcttgccagatctttgttccctgaccagggactgaacctgtacccTTGGTAGGACAATTTATCTGtggcttttccttctctcctgccaaatgtttcttttccctttcctgatgagcaagggaagaaaggagatacaGAAAGTGTGAAGGGTTTTAACTCTTCCTTGTATCAGCTGTCTAGCTTTGATAACACCGATTCACTCAAAGACCCTGCTTTTATCTCACTGTTTTACTTGACTGTTTCATTCTCTCCTATTTTCTTTAATGTGTAAGGTTTCCTTAAGTTAGAGTCTGCCCACAAGGGGagactgttttcatttcttagaaCTATATCTCCCCATTTCTTAGAACCATATCTTCTCAGACTATTGCTTTCTTTAGTTTGTAGAAACCAGATCAAAACTTTTACACACCTTCAGGTGTGGACAAGAAAACGTGAagattccattctttttccacagtttaattaTATGCCAATTGATTTCTTATTTTGCCTGCAAAGAAAGACATAAAGGAAGCACAAAAGACTCAAAAGATACACTTACTGACTCGTAAAGTTGTTTACAGGTTTGGCTGGCATCAATTTTCCCTGCAAAGGAAGCTGTTGGAACCGTAGTGTTTAATTCATGTACTATTCTGTCATCAATCGTCCTCATCACCTTGAGTAATTCctatacaatatttaaaataaaagaataataatttgaATGGAAAGTTAAGTGATAAGAACAGTTAAGCAGAAATTAATAATTAAAGCTCTTGGATATGTTACAACACTGTATATTAGGAGTGGGGAAACCATGCTATATACAGTACAACCACAGAAAAATCTTTATGGAAAGACTGACAGGTAGTTTATATAATAGTAACTCTAATACTTGGCACAACTCTGTTTCCTTGGCCCAAATGTGATTGTCTTAagcataaagatttttttattcatttgtaaacCCCATTTGCTGGCACATGGTGCTTAGCAAATACTGTGTGTTTTTTCTATCTCTAGCATACAGCCAAAAAGGATTCCACTGAACTTGATTACTTCAATTTGTCCAAAACAATCCAACATAATTGCTTGTTCTATTCCTTGTCACTCTCTCTAAAATGTGATGCTAGATAGAAAACTTCTATAAAGATATGTAAGAAACCATCAGCAGTGATTAACATGCAGAAATTAATCTATACTCTCTTAGGCggcccccccaaccccgcctttaggctttttgtttttttagttttttactatgagtatatattatttttgtaacaAAAAAAGTATGCTGCTAGCAAAGGAATCaaatctttgtgtttttttgttcaTACAACAAGCAGAAATTAGCCTTACCTTTTCTCAGTTACCCAGGCTCACATTTCCCAAGGATCTCTCCCCTCTAAAAGAGGATCCAACTCTCAAAAAACAATCATCAAAATACAAATACCAAAAGGGCAGGGGACTTAGAAAGACTCTGATGAGTACCCCAACCCAGCATAGTCCCTTCTCCCCACATTCTGATTAGGGTACTTCTTCTCACTTGtcactaaagaaggctgagcatcagcTACCTCCTGACTCCAAATAATATAAACTCTAGAATGTTTATAGTATatactcttctctttctcttttaatacACTCCCACCTCACCCCAGCCCCACAAAACAATCACTGAAAATCATCAAGAAAATAGAAGTGTATAATActaggtatatatatacatatatattcaatataatacTGAAAACATCTAACAACCTCTTTCAATATATGAACCTATTTCTTCGCCAAACTTAAATCCGGGATTGAAATCaacttcttcatttcttccatccatttatttatttattgggcatACTAAAAATGACAggttttcatttgaaaattggCATGAGTGTGaattttatacattatttaacCATATGATTGTGACAACTTACTTAAATTATAGttgattattaatattatattaatttcaaacatacaatttattgattcagtatttttatagattttattaaatttaaagttattataaaatattggctatattcccttcCCTTTATCCATTTGTTAAAATAAGCTTTTATTATGATTAAAGTATTAATTACAtaatcattttagaaaattagaaaaaaatttaaagaaaatagaattatcCATTGTTAACCATTATTTAGTTTTTCTATAcatatctgcaaatatttttataaaaatataagacaTATTTAATACATGCATAAATATCCCATTCAGTGGGGGTATCACAACTTCTTTGACCAGCCTATTATTCTTTAATTAGTAGTTTAATGTCCTTTTCCAGAATCCAATTTTGAAGTAAAACAGCTTGTAGAAGGCCATTATTTAGACTAATAAAAACAGGCAAATGTCAGGTCTAAAACCAACCTTGCTATCTTATCACTTCTGCTTGTATCTTTCTATTTTGGTCAACGGTATCAAGATACTCTGTAATCTGGAATTCTTAGGGGATAATCTCAACATACTAACTAAGCAAGCATCACATTAAATGTCTTATACACAGTAGAGGATATACAATGTCAATAAGTGGCAAATTCCAAACAAACAGTGGCAGCACTATTTAGAGAGGCAAAAAATAGTTAAGTAGTACACAGGGACCTTCCTGGCAAACTTTACCTCCCACAACTTgcctattaaaacaaaaaaacctttaaaCTCTCATCATTCCTCCTGTCTAAATCAAACTGATCCTGAAGCCAAAGTTTATACCTTCCAGATAAAGCTTTCCTTGGATGAGAGTCCTCAGCGATCTTTCTTCTTCAAACATATGAAGCAATTAGAGAGCACAGAGTTCATTAACTCACTCttccttcaaaaaatatttactaacgTCTAGTACATGTTAGACATTATTCTAAACACCAGGGCTACAATGATGAGTAAAACAGAAAAGGTCCTTGCTCTTATGGAGCAAAATTCTCATGGgaaagacagataataaacaaGTATCCCAATAAACAAGCCACTTTCAGTGCAGAAAAGtatgcaaaaaacaaaactgtagtaATGAGATGAACAGTGGGGTTGAGGGGCTAATACGTTACACAGGGAGATCAAGACAGACCTCTCCAGGACATACCATTTGAACTGAGATCTGAATGACACAAATAAGCC is a window of Ovis aries strain OAR_USU_Benz2616 breed Rambouillet chromosome 1, ARS-UI_Ramb_v3.0, whole genome shotgun sequence DNA encoding:
- the MIX23 gene encoding protein MIX23 isoform X3, whose translation is MRTIDDRIVHELNTTVPTASFAGKIDASQTCKQLYESLMEAHASRDRVIKNCIAQTSSVVKQLREEREKNLDDLTLLKQLRKEQTKLKWMQSELNVEEVVNDRSWKIHMLLITTCCCCLVASVVPNSV
- the MIX23 gene encoding protein MIX23 isoform X1 — its product is MAAPSGGVNCEEFAEFQELLKVMRTIDDRIVHELNTTVPTASFAGKIDASQTCKQLYESLMEAHASRDRVIKNCIAQTSSVVKQLREEREKNLDDLTLLKQLRKEQTKLKWMQSELNVEEVVNDRSWKIHMLLITTCCCCLVASVVPNSV
- the MIX23 gene encoding protein MIX23 isoform X2 → MAAPSGGVNCEEFAEFQELLKVMRTIDDRIVHELNTTVPTASFAGKIDASQTCKQLYESLMEAHASRDRVIKNCIAQTSSVVKQLREEREKNLDDLTLLKQLRKEQTKLKWMQSELNVEEVVNDRSWKVFNERCRIHFKPPKNE